A DNA window from Brassica napus cultivar Da-Ae chromosome C1, Da-Ae, whole genome shotgun sequence contains the following coding sequences:
- the LOC111210709 gene encoding fructose-bisphosphate aldolase 2, chloroplastic, giving the protein MASTSLLKASPVLDKSEWVKGQSVLFRQPSSAAAVLRNRATSLAVRAASSYADELVKTAKTIASPGRGILAMDESNATCGKRLDSIGLENTEANRQAYRTLLVSAPGLGQYISGAILFEETLYQSTTEGKKMVDVLVEQNIVPGIKVDKGLVPLVGSNNESWCQGLDGLSSRTAAYYQQGARFAKWRTVVSIPNGPSALAVKEAAWGLARYAAISQDSGLVPIVEPEILLDGEHDIDRTYEVAEKVWAEVFFYLAQNNVMFEGILLKPSMVTPGAESKDRATPEQVASYTLKLLRNRIPPAVPGIMFLSGGQSELEATLNLNAMNQAPNPWHVSFSYARALQNTCLKTWGGRAENVNAAQTTLLGRAKANSLAQLGKYTGEGESEEAKEGMFVKGYTY; this is encoded by the exons ATCGGAGTGGGTCAAGGGACAAAGCGTTCTCTTCCGTCAGCCATCTTCCGCCGCCGCCGTCCTACGTAACCGCGCCACCTCCCTTGCCGTCCGTGCCGCTTCATCCTACGCGGATGAGCTTGTCAAGACAGCG AAAACAATTGCGTCTCCTGGACGAGGAATCTTGGCGATGGACGAGTCGAACGCGACTTGCGGGAAGCGTTTGGACTCGATAGGGCTAGAGAACACTGAGGCAAACCGACAAGCATACAGGACATTGCTGGTCTCTGCACCAGGACTCGGACAGTACATCTCCGGTGCAATCCTGTTCGAGGAGACTCTGTATCAGTCGACCACCGAAGGCAAGAAAATGGTCGACGTCCTCGTCGAGCAGAACATCGTCCCCGGTATCAAAGTCGACAAG GGTTTGGTCCCACTTGTTGGATCTAACAATGAGTCATGGTGCCAAGGGCTCGATGGTCTATCCTCCCGAACCGCTGCTTACTATCAACAGGGTGCTCGTTTCGCCAAATG GCGTACTGTGGTGAGCATTCCCAACGGTCCGTCTGCTCTAGCTGTTAAAGAAGCTGCTTGGGGGCTTGCTCGATACGCTGCCATTTCACAG gACAGTGGATTGGTTCCAATAGTGGAGCCAGAGATCTTGTTGGACGGAGAACACGACATTGACAGGACTTACGAAGTAGCAGAGAAGGTTTGGGCTGAGGTTTTCTTTTACCTTGCTCAGAACAATGTCATGTTTGAAG GTATCCTCCTGAAGCCGAGCATGGTGACTCCCGGAGCCGAGTCTAAAGACAGAGCTACTCCTGAACAAGTTGCCTCCTACACCCTTAAACTCCTCCGCAACAGAATCCCTCCGGCCGTCCCCGGAATCATG TTCTTGTCCGGAGGACAGTCCGAGTTGGAGGCAACGTTGAATCTGAACGCGATGAACCAAGCACCAAACCCGTGGCATGTTTCCTTCTCATACGCACGTGCCCTGCAGAACACATGTTTGAAAACATGGGGAGGCAGAGCTGAGAACGTGAACGCAGCTCAGACCACTCTATTGGGTAGAGCCAAGGCCAATTCGTTGGCTCAGCTTGGAAAATACACAGGAGAAGGTGAGTCTGAAGAGGCTAAGGAGGGTATGTTCGTCAAAGGCTACACCTATTGA